gacactcccataccccTCAAGAGTCATCTTGGCAATTtgtgtgaggctagccccaagcggcTGGCCGACAACCTCGAATAGGGGGAAACAGTCATATGTTCTTTTGCTCCACTTCAGTATCCTCgatagttacccccccccccccaggttccTATGCTCTGTGTTCGGTGTGTTGCTTCGTGCCCTTGTCAACTCCCCACTATATTGTTCAAGTATTTTTTGTGTGTTAAACGACCAAAATGTTGATATAAACAACTCAAATGTTTGTTAATTTAAGTGTGTTGTATTTCCAGTCTCTCTTCAACTCCATCCTGGTGGGCGAACAGTGTCAGGCTCAGGACCAGGACATCCCTATTTTTAAGCAGGTGAGAGAGCCATCTGTAGGCTGGTGAGAGAGCCATCTGTAGGCAGGTGAGAGAGCCATCTGTAGGCTGGTGAGAGAGCCATCTGTAGGCAGGTGAGAGAGCCATCTGTAGGCTGGTGAGAGAGCCATCTGTAGGCTGGTGAGAGAGCCATCTGTAGGCTGGTGAGAGAGCCATCTGTAGGCAGGTGAGAGAGCCATCTGTAGGCTGGTGAGAGAGCCATCTGTAGGCAGGTGAGAGAGTCATCTGTAGGCAGGTGAGAGAACCATCTGTAGGCTGGTGAGAGAGCCATCTGTAGGCTGGTGAGAGAGCCATCTGTAGGCTGGTGAGAGAGCCATCTGTAGGCAGGTGAGAGAGCCATCTGTAGGCTGGTGAGAGAGCCATCTGTAGGCAGGTGAGAGAACCATCTGTAGGCAGGTGAGAGAACCATCTGTAGGCTGGTGAGAGAGCCATCTGTAGGCTGGTGAGAGAGCCATCTGTAGGCTGGTGAGAGAGCCATCTGTAGGCAGGTGAGAGAGCCATCTGTAGGCTGGTGAGAGAGCCATCTGTAGGCTGGTGAGAGAGCCATCTGTAGGCTGGTGAGAGAGCCATCTGTAGGCAGGTGAGAGAACCATCTGTAGGCTGGTGAGAGAGCCATCTGTAGGCAGGTGAGAGAGCCATCTGTAGGCTGGTGAGAGAGCCATCTGTAGGCTGGTGAGAGAGCCATCTGTAGGCAGGTGAGAGAGCCATCTGTAGGCTGGTGAGAGAGCCATCTGTAGGCTGGTGAGAGAGCCATCTGTAGGCTGGTGAGAGAGCCATCTGTAGGCAGGTGAGAGAGCCATCTGTAGGCTGGTGAGAGAGCCATCTGTAGGCTGGTGAGAGAGCCATCTGTAGGCCGGATGAGAGAGCCATCTGTAGGCTGGTGAGAGAGCCATCTGTAGGCTGGTGAGAGAGCCATCTGTAGGCTGGTGAGAGAGCCATCTGTAGGCTGGTGAGAGAGCCATCTGTAGGCAGGTGAGAGAGTCATCTGTAGGCAGGTGAGAGAACCATCTGTAGGCTGGTGAGAGAACCATCTGTAGGCTGGTGAGAGAGCCATCTGTAGGCTGGTGAGAGAGCCATCTGTAGGCAGGTGAGAGAACCATCTCTAGGCTTAATAGGATGTATATAttttaatgttgaccagaccacacactagaaggtgaagggacgacgatgacgtttcggtccgtcctggaccattcacaatcaacttgagaatggtccaggacggaccgaaacgtcgtcgtcccttcaccttctagtgtgtggtctggtcaacatactttagccacgatattgtgactcatcgcctgtatattttaatatttcttttACATTTGTACACTGAACATTATATAAGTCTACGTAGTGCTTTAATGAACATTGTATTTTAAGTGGCTAGCGTCACAATTAAGGTTTGTGTATTAGTGGTCTACACCAACTAGTCTTCCCTCCTGCTTGTAATTGTAATCCCCCCCATACCTGTTACAGCCACACCTGCAGGTGTGGCTGTAACTTTCCCCGctacacaagcacacacaaacTACagcaatggtctagaaaatggttatTAAAGTTTAACTCAGTAAAAGACAAGCTATTAAGcattggtggtacgcgaacaaggggacacaggtggaaacttagtacccaaatgacccacagggacgttagaaagaatttgttcagtgtcagagtagttaatgggtggaatgcattaggcagtgatgtggtggaggctgactccatacacagtttcaaatgtagatatgatagagcccagtaggctcaggaatatatacacctgttgattgacggttgagaagcgggaccaaagagccgaagctcgaccCCCGTCGAGGTCGAGTCGTGAAGTAGTGAGTACTTCACACCTGTTATCTACACCTGAGGTAGTAATATTTCCCACTTGTTATCTACAGCTGTCCCACAACCATAGCGTGCTGTATGTTGCTTGATAGTCACAACTGTTGATGGAGAATTaaggacacacacacctgtacctcCCCCACCCTCACATACATCCCTTCCGGCCTGCCCACACCATCTGTCATGTGGTGTGGGCAGGGTGTAGCTCACTCACAGCTCCGCAGGTGACACCCCCACATCTCAACACAGCTCCCCAGGTCAGCCCCACACCCCAACAGAGCTCCCCAGGTGACCCCTCACACCCCAACACAGCTCCCCAGGTCAGCCCCACACCCCAGGTCAGCCCCACACCCCAGGTCAGCCCCACACCCCAGGTCAGCCCCACACCCCAGGTCAGCCCCCCACACTGATGGTGTCCTTGTCCCCAGACGGGAGAGAGCGTGACGGAGGGACTGTACCGGGCCACCTTCCTCATCCAGAGGATCATGGACATGGAGCAGTCTGAGCGGGAAGCCAGATTCGTCGTCAAGCCCGGCGTCGACACCGACCTCGACCACAGTCAGTTTACTCTTGCTTATCCTAATCGTGTATATGGTATACATTAGCAAGTATATGGTATACTGGCTAGTCTTAATCGTCTGCATGGTATGCATGTATCTTTGTACGTCTGCATATGTGCATGTATATATGAACGTCTGCATATGTgcatatactgtatgtatgtatgttcgtCTAAATAAACGAATTTATCTTTGTACTGTACGCATGAATATATGAATGTACgcacgcatgcatgtatgcagagaatataagtatatatatagagagaggtaCCTTCATAGGTAGAACAAATAGCAATGATTGTGCCTCTCTCCCGCGTCCTCATCTGTACCGTGGGAAACTGTCGATTACAACGTGTTGCTTGCAACGCTGCTACCCGTGGAAGCATCGAACAAGGCGGCGGCCGCTGCCgcctcctccagctgctgctgctgctgctcctccagctgctgctgctgccgcctcctccagctgctgctgctgctcctcgacTCACTGTTCGCCAACTTTCACACGGATCTTGGtcaagtgtgtccactcacactgTTTTGCTGCGTCTGCCTTTCATTCATAATGTGGGGAACGTATCTTGCATGTTGCTATCTTCTCCTAATACGTTTGTTGCTGTTATCTATTTATATACTGATCTGTGTATTTGTTTTATCTAATGAGCTTCTGAATGTCCCTTTTACTAAACCAGGAAGGACACAGAGGCAGTGAAGATGAGGAAGCTAAATACCCCGAGTGGTTTtgtaagagagagaaagagggagggatagATATATAAtaaagacgatgagtcacaataacggggctgaagatatgatgaccaaaccacacattaaaaaatggagaaacgacaacgtttcggtccgtcttgaaccATTATTAAAGTCGtgtatcgaaacgtcgtcgtttctccatttttCTGATGTGTGTGGTTCGGTCATCATAAAATAAAGTATAGCGCTATACAATTAACTCGCACCATAATGGAGCTGGGACACGAAAACAGTTCTTAGCTTATcaattacacaatgaaactgTCTTCACAATCCTGTACAAGCGCGCGATAGTTAGATCCAATATCTATCAGTAATGGCACTAGTTATGACCATTATTAAGGGCACGATCTTGGCTAGTGAGGTGCGGTGAGGTGTGGACAGCCGAGGCGAGGCGGGGGGTAAGTAGGGCAGCTGCCTCGTCATCCCCTTCCCGACATCTCCGTCTGCTGCAGTTATTGCTCGGCCCAATAACACTCCGTTCACCCCGTGCTGGGAACGGTGCTCGAGGAAGCACACCGTGCTGGGAAGGGTGCTGGAGGCAGCAGAGGACGCACACCGTGCTGGGAAGGGTGCTGGAGGCAGCAGAGGACGCACACCGTGCTGGGAAGGGTGCTGGAGGCAGCAGAGGACGCACACCGTGCTGGGAAGGGTGCTGGAGGCAGCAGAGGACGCACACCGTGCTGGGAAGGGTGCTGGAGGCAGCAGAGGACGCACACCGTGCTGGGAAGGGTGCTGGAGGCAGCAGAGGACGCACACCGTGCTGGGAAGAGTGCTGGAAATTCGATCATCGTAAAACACGAATCAGGTGTTTTAGAATGCTGTCATTGAATCTATGAGTTTGTGGCGCCTGGGTCTGTGAACCTGTGTctgttaactgtgtgtgtgtgtctgttaactgtgtgtgtgtgtctgtaacaTACAGGTAGGAATTAGATTTGGGCGAATCAGAGACAATTAAGGGCTCTAAAATAAGCATATATCTTCTGCCctgttttgtgtttgtttgtgtttaaGAACATGTGTTTGGAGCATTAATTCGAGGATTGTTTTCTGTGGTCAGAAAAGCGTCGCTTCAGCGGGCTGGGAGAGGTGATGCGGCGGGTGGCGGAGGTGGAGCTGGCACACCTGCCTCAGGAGGTAGAGTCCTGTTGCATCATCTACCTGCCCCACGTGGGCTACCTCCTCGCCTTCCCGCCCTCCCCAGACCTCGACCGGACTCTGAGCGCACAGGACTACAGTCTGCCCGGCCTCGAGTTTATGTTCAAGACGGCAGACATGGTCCTTTATAAGAGCCAGACTTGCTTGGGTATGTACCCCTAAGCCTTACCCCTCGTCTTATGGGCCGGGTCTGTTTCCCCCTGGGTCTTATCTCCTCTTTTGGGCCGGGTCTGTTTCCCCTAGGTCTTACCCTCGTCTTATGGGCCGGGTCTGTTCCCCCCTGGGTCTTATCTCCTCTTTTGGGCCGGGTCTGTTTCCCCTAGGTCTTACCCTCGTCTTATGGGCCGGGTCTGTTCCCCCCTGGGTCTTATCTCCTCTTTTGGGCCGGGTCTGTTTCCCCTAGATCTTACCCCTCGTCTTATAAGCTGTGTCTGGTACTAATCTTTCTTTACATAATAGTTATAATGTTCCAATACACGTAACACTGATAACTAGCAGGGTGACCTCTCAGAGCTGGACCGGGAGCTGGGAGACATGCAGGTGGAGATCGCCAACCACGAGACGCGGATCATGATGCGGCTGGTGGAGACCCTCCTGCAGCAGGCGCACAACTTCCTGGCTCTCCTCCACCACATCCTCATGCTCGACTGGTCAGTCCTCCTGTCTTTACACCTTACTAAATATCTACATGCATCAACTTCACCGCCTATCGCATATTTTATACCGTCCTCCTACAGTTTACAGCAAACCCAAATTTTACCCAATTTTCCGCTAATCAAGTAGTTCCCTGGACTCTTGTTGTACTTGGAATATTCGGAAAATAGGAATGTAACATATCTGATTGTTTGTCTTACCATTATGTTGAGTCATTAATAATTTTGCTGCAATATGAGAAAATACTCACGATATTTTAAAGTTTGATTAAACAGTCGGTTATAGTAGGTCTTCCCTCTCATTTTACAATGATTTGCAGCTCTCAAAGTTCGAAACCAACTTCTATTCTTGCAAGAGCAAAAATAGAAGTTGGCTTCATTCTCGGCTCACAATCGGGAGATCCCGGCTTTGATTCCCgggcggaacagaaatggtttgacacgtttcctttcacctaacgccgctgttcacctagcagtaaataggtactcaaagagttaggcagctgttgtggggggcagttacagccccgctcctgtgccagacaagtccaccacgggctcaccatagcccgtgctgcttggaactttgtgttcccagcagctgaatctataacaacatgttGTGGGGTTCCATCCTTGGAAGGGTCAGTAGTCCCATCTTTGGGAGCCTCGATACAAGCCTACAGTGTGTATATATTGGAATTTGTGTAATACATTAGGTTGTATTTTTTAATGACGATGTGTgattaaatattataataattctttgtgtcgggggacaggaagccagagtgtattcatacacgttaggcttatatcgatgtgtccccccccctcctccaggtcAAAttcctgaccccgcccaggatacaGCCCCACAAaacgctgactaactcctgggtgccTACTTATAGGTGACCAGGgatattaggtgataggaaatgcgcccaaccatttctgtcccgcctgggactcgaacccgaaattctcgattgcgagtcgagaacgaactcGACTTAACTTTCGGGACCCGCCAAATATACTTTTGTTTAATATTAGGTGTAATTTTTTAATGTATTTAATATGTACTTAAGTTTCCAtcatataattattaataataccaAATAGATGCTTCTTGTCCCCGACAAATCGATTggtaccgctcctgtgccaggtaagtccacttcgggctcaccatagaccgtgctacttggaacttgttccgagtagctgaatctataacaacaacaaaaaatcgaTTTAACAAAAAAATGACAAAGTTATCCCTGACGATGAAGCTTGCTGGCGTTTTCTGTGGTGTCGCGGGAGGGCGGGTGGGTCCGGCCGGAGCTGACGCAGGAACCCGTGTTGGAGATCGAGGAGGCCCGCCACCCACTCTACGAGCTGTGTACCCCAACCTTCGTCGCAAACCCCGTCAGGAGCGGCCGTCCTCACCAGTGCATCACACTCGTCACCGGACCAAACGCCAGTGGTAAAACCGTCTATCTCAAGCAGGTTAGATTCACCCTAATTTTTAAGTTTGACAAGACAAGCTACTGTAACTCCTTATTTGTCTGTATGTCTCCTGGGATTCTCCTGTCTCCTGTATTCACCAGTCACATGACGGGAGTTACCTGGGGGTCTTCTCAGAAAACTAGTGGCTTGAGATGTCAACCTTTCTCCCTCTTCGATTCCCCTTGGAGTTTCTTTACGGGCAGGCGAATATAACCCAATGGGCGAAAAAGTATCTGTTGTTTATTTCGCATTGTGGCTTTTGTAAGTAATATTTTCAATAGTATAAGTATCCATGTATTTAACTCAGACCCGTTTATTTGTTAATGATTTATATCATGCATGTATTATTGGAACATTGCATTTTGTATTCGACTTATTCTCAAAGACCGTTAATTTATTATGATAGATTAATTACGTAGTTATTTTAAGATTTGTAGACCACTATGTGACCAGGTGCTGTCACCTCTTGAGGAAACattattaattactgaatacattaATCATAGCTCCGGTTATTATTTGTGCAGTTGTATCGTATCCGGTATAATGTATTTCCTCAATAATGGTTATTAATTAGATTCAATGGTGATGAAAGGAAATATGATGGAAGGTGACTACTGTATGGCCCTTCAGCCCTCGTTGATGTGGTGAGCCAAGCATCCTGTCCCCCCTGTTGCTGGGGTGACGCAGTTGGGATTATTCTCATCACTTATCGATCAAAATAATCAATATTAATCattatagtctccgtggtgtagtggtaagagactcgcctggcgttccgcgagcgctttgtcatgggttcgtatcctggccggggaggatttactgggcgcaaatccttaactgtagcctctgtttaactcaacagtaaaatgtgtacttgattgtaacaacgattcttcgcggcaggggatcgtattccagggaccataggattaaggacttgcccggaacgctacgcgtactagtggctgtacaagaatgtaacaactcttgtatatatctcaaacaaacAAAAATCTAAATTTATTTTTCAGCACTTGGCTTATTACTCAGCATTATCTCTCATATAATACTGGTTCATGGCAGTTAATATTACGATTAATTAGTAGATTAATTAGAGAACAATGCCAGCggtagagaaagagaggagaagaGCAATGCACTGCAATTTGGTTCCTTAATTGTGATCAATATTCCCCCCAATACCCGAAGACAATATTATTTACGTCGTTCCTGCCAGCATTAGGGTTCCTATAGTGGCTATATATTATACAGCTGGAGACCACAAGTAAGATTATCTCTGTGTGGGGGTTTTGTGATCAGTTCCCAGACCAATCATCGTCCAGATAATAAATAACCCTTGCTGCTTTATCATTGGCTGGAGTTCAGACAATATTTTGCAGTATATTGAACAAATAAGAAATGCTTAGGACAGACGAATGTCATTTGGTCATTGTACGTCTAAGAGACCTATAATGCAGATGAGGGTTTTGGAATAACGTCGAGAGCCTTATAATGTAGATGAGGCTACAAGCATAACGTTTGGAGCACTATAATGTTGATGAGGTTCCTGGAATACCATATGGAGCCCTATAATGTAGATAGCGAGGTTCTTGGAGTAACATCAGGAACCCTATAGTGTACACGAGCTACCTGGAGTAACGTTTGGAGCCTAGTACCGTTGGTGACGAGGATTCTGGAATACCGTCTGCAGGCTCGCACCGTAGATAGTAAGGTAGCCAGAATATCGTCTGGAGCCTCGCACCGTAGATGGCAAGGTTCCCGGGACCTTGGCATCTACGGTGAGCAGATAGGAGCAGGTGTTGGAGAGGTGttaacatatgtgtgtgtgtgtccatgagCAGGTAGGAGTGGTAGCGGTACTGGCTCAGGTGGGGTGCTGGGTACCTGCTCGTCGGGCGCGCCTCAGGCCCCTGGACGCCATCATCGCCGTCACGCAGACCACGCCCCCAGTAACCTCCGCCCTCTCCACCTTCATGCTCGACCTTACCAGGGTAAGTCTCTCCGCTCCACTCCACTTTTAAACCAAATTTTCAGTGTCTGATACTCGTCTACGCATCTCGATATTAAGTCACAACGCAGCCTAACTATGGCGCCTGCGACTATCCTAAGGTCTTGGGTTTCCCGGCTTTAGGGAAGAAAATGGTTTATTAAACTTGTGGAATGAAGACCGTTGCTCTGTTTCCTGCTATAGCAAAATTTTAAGTAGTATTAGTAATCTAATAATTGCTTTAAATGCGACTATTAGCCGTTCAGGTACTACCATAGACAATGTAGATGGCATGAAACGTTACCTTTCAGTCATATAGAGGTGTTTCCAAGCCCAAACTACATGAGTGCAGGCGAGCACAAAGACCCATACAGCTGCTAATCTAACCAAGATGAACGGTCCGGCCCACCATAACATTCACTGGAGATTAAAGAACCTCCGAAACCAGGCGTCATTGCCCAAAGCACATTTATTTCCCGATAGCTAATGATTTTAAGATTTGTTAAGATATATTTCAAGATTCATGTTGTACCACAACATAATGCTGCCTCCAACAGGCTTCCTTACTTTCGTATGTGTTGGAGAATTAGTTAATTGTTAGAAATAAAGTTATCGTGTGCTCTGATTCAAGTGAAGGAAAGATTGGTGAATTAATTATGAGTGCATTAATCTAAGGACCGGTCCGTCTTGGGCGGTGAAGCAACGACCAATTATTACgatttacattttttttatataaagatAAATATATTCAGCACTCTTTGTGGTCAGCGGTGCAGCcgctgttgacactggtgaggaatAGCCATAAGTATTACAAGCAGCAGTTTGATTACAAGCCATCCGTATAGCTCTTGTGAGAGTTACATTAGAGCACGAAACTCCTGCTCAGTTTCCTGAGCTCCTGCGCGAGGCTCAGTGTTTAGGGTCCAGAGATGGCGCAGCAGAGGCCGCCGGGAAGGTGCTCCCTAACCATTGTAAATACAAAGGAACGTCATAAATCGCAGAGGAAAATTATAAATAATTTAAGAGTATGAAATGTGccgggattattattattattgtcattatCTGTAACTAGATATTAATGCTACAAGATTAAGTGAAACAATTTATGAAGGGAGAGCGTAGTAGGCTCGGCCGCTAATCTTCCTTtctctgctggtgctggtgttgacagATGTGCGCAGCGCTGGCCAGGGCCACCCAGTACTCCCTCGTTATTATTGACGAATTCGGCGCTGCCACTTACGAGAACGACGGCGCCGCCCTCCTAACAGCCTGCCTTGACTACTGGAGTGAACGAGCCACCCGAGAACGCACTCCCGCCAGACCCAGGAGCGGGAAGAGAGGGCGCGGGAAGGAGGACAGTACGGGAAAAGACCGTGATGACAGCGGCACCAACTGGACAGGTGCGGCCAGGGAAGAGGGAGGTGGAGCGGCAGTCAGTGCCCCGCCACACGTGTTTGTGTCAAcacatctgttgcaggtgtataatcaCCTGCTCAACCCTGATGCTGTGCGGTGTTTGGTAAGTTGTCTCCACACTACTACCcacaaacccccacctaccctcccacactactcaaCCCACATCCATGAGCTGAAACTCAACCCTAAAAAAGCACAGCTGGGCGAGTATAAAACTAGCCcatagacacccacacccacattacgggctcaccatagcccgtgcttcatggacacttcgttctgagtagctaaatctaaaacaacaacaacacccacacaccccacaactcaTACCtctataccacaccaccaccagcctcaactTACCTACCTACCACATGTCTcacctacccctcccccctctctcaaacCCCCACACCAACATCTCCCACTTGTGTACTAAATGATTTAGATATGAATTAGTATAGCCCTAAATATGAGGGTAGACAAAGAGCCTAGTTGGAGAGGAATGACTAGTACATGGTGGCCCGCGCAGGCTCTGGAGGCGGTGGAGGAAGGCGGGACGGTGGTGCCCCTCTACCAGGTCACGGAGGGCCGCGCCCACACCAGCTACGCTGCAGCAGTCGCCGCACTCTCGGGAGTCCCGGACCACCTCATCCACAGGGCCAACCAGGTGAGTATCTTCAGTCACCATTCTTCCTTAGCCAAGTAAACTGTCTGCTGCAGGTTATATGGTGGCTCTCTGCCTTCGTCAGGTAGATTTATTTATGCAACAAGTAATGTGCCGAGAATCAATAAGGAACGTTTGCCCCACAAGTGGTCTAGCGTGTAGAGACAGTGAGCAGGGTGATAATGTGTAGCTGACAAGCGAGAAACTGTCCTtgtcaaataaataatatattttcacttAAGAAATATAGTTACAAATAAATATTACATTATTGTGAATGACTTGCAGTTCTAACGTAAATTGATTATCTGAGCTAAAGTAAGTTCTTCATAAGCCTTTACATCTACCCTGCTTTCTTGTATGAAGTGCGTCAGTGAGAGTTTTCATAGTAAAATCAATTTAAGCATATATAACTTTGATAGTAGTATTACCATATGTGTGTTGATTCTTCAGGTGTTTGAATGTATCCGCGGTGGGCGTCTACCTCCAAGGTGGACCTTACTGGAGGACGAGAACGAGAGAATGAGATGCGAGGCCATAgtatctctcctcctctctcatgATCTTTCAAGGGATCCCCTTCATCTCCTGCTAGAGAAGATAAGGGGGTATAGTCACACACCTGAGTCGCCTAGCCGCTCCGGCCACCTCACACCCAATGATACCAATAACTCAGCTGGGTTCCGAGCGCTCTCCAACACACCACGACGAAGCAGCCCCAGCAGAAGAGGTAAAAGTGACGGCGATGTAGGTGGCGCCAGGTCCTCACGAGTCTCGGAAAGGATGCTGGCAAGAGACGTGAACCCCTCGCTGAGCTGTGTTGAGACTGTCTTATTGTCAGGAGCCTCTACTCCTGTGTCCGCAACACAGGATTCTCCCCAAGTCTCTCACCACGCTTCACCCAATGTCATTCCTCAGTCAATGCCTCAAACCACTCCTCAGATCAGAGCCCAAGTCAACCAACATACAGAGACCCAAGTCAATCCACATATCACTGTATCCAGAGTAGCCAGAGTCACTACTCCAGACACCAGGGACCAAACCATCTACTACTCCAGTGCCGAGGCCACTATAGATACAGGAGCCCAAGACACCCAACTCACCAGGGTCCAACCTTTGCAAGAAACAAGATCAGAACTCATCCAACAAGCCCAAGCCACCCCAGATATTAGAGCCCAAGCCACCCCAGATATTAGAGCCCAAGCCACCCCAGATATTAGAGCCCAAGCCACCCCAGATATTAGAGCCCAAGCCACCCCAGATATTAGAGCCCAAGCCACCCCAGATATTACACACCAAACAACCCCAGACATCGGAGTCCAAACTATCCAACGAACCAGTGGCGAAGCCACTACGGAAATCACGGATCAAGCTACTTCAGACACCAGGGACCAGATCAGCCCAGGCTCCGTAGCCCAAGTCACCCAACAGACCAGGACCCAGGCCACCTCAGGCAATAAAGCCCAAATCACCGAACAATATATTGTCTTCGCAACACCACAACTCTTAACCCAATTCAAGCTTTCGAAGCTGTCCCAACCTGTCGACGAAGTCACGCGCCACGCCCGCCTGAGTGAGGAGGAACCGCAGCATTATAAGGAGTCAGGAAGGTGAGTTTAccaacacagcaccgctcctgtgccaggcaagtccactacgggctcaccatagcccgtgctatttgccccgctcctgtgccatgtaagttacgggctcatcatagcccgtgctacttggaacttgttccgagtagctgaatctataacaacaacaacatgagctTACCGTAGTTGTATGCATACTGTTAGCTTTCCCTCTAGTGTAATCACCAGCCATTAGCTCAGAGACCAACACTTGTTCACAGAATGGCAGTGATCGGTCGTTTGGCGTTTCTGCCATTAACATTTCCCTGATGAATAAACAAGTGCAGGTAATGTGCCTCGCTGCTGCCATTATTGTGACGTGAGCCAAGGTGCTACTTAATACGGCTCATATTGCTTATGTTGCTTGACAAGCACCTGGCAGCATAAAGCACCGGGAACAGCTCATTCTGCATGTGATCAGTCCAACCTGTTACTTGCTAGATGGTTGAAGTTTTTCTTATTATAGTTGCTAATGTGATTGTTGGCCTACATGCCATTATTTAATCAACACTACACATCTAAATATATTCAGCATTCCACCGGTAATCGTTAAAATTAACTCATTCTAGAACCTTTTTACAAAGCTGTGGTGTTTGAGGGAATTATTATTTGTTATTTCTGTAATGTTCTGTTTATCACTTTCTTAAGTGATAAACATTACTTGTCTCGCATTACTTTGTCTCACAAAGGATGCTACGTTATATTGACGTAAGTTTAGAGACTTAATACAACTCCTGTTACTAGGCAAGTCA
This genomic stretch from Procambarus clarkii isolate CNS0578487 chromosome 5, FALCON_Pclarkii_2.0, whole genome shotgun sequence harbors:
- the LOC123765720 gene encoding uncharacterized protein isoform X2, which gives rise to MLRNPHSGRSLSSDTTSGLPSELLSSGVNVGASTSRSSSSGLGVGSSSWCEARLAQVVQRVPEEAMSGAQWASRSDSSSHDKNGSLRAHWRSTFSESSTSASTPQLPEGHPSHLTTSSSTLLGASCLAPSARTSLTSTPHTPAPRRGAVVSGDHCSQRTPARFLTDTTQLPSTAVSGGQRSSDLSSVKRKRTTSSTSSHGDPCTTSTTLCRPQDSSLSTPDGTQDDLGSRGHSEDDISQVVMSVSWSQGKLGAAFYDVTSAQVYVVEDKAEAAPDFWVLTTLFREQRPRWVLVGGRQDDRLFTVLRQLCGIPPTPLCTESTPTHAQEGDGSGRGGSSSSSRVGSGGAAPPPASPTASSTTGSCTIRVLPMADFKYQLCVRRVLSLVLPGEPDGLTEAQRELFVRGKVNTDLVSMTRALGALLRFLDKHGVEVLASAVLMDVPPILGLHLYVMEDLAQLDDATATALQLFSEDQHPASFKSGKSSASKEGLSVYALLSRTSCPMAAHTLRRVLLRPVVEREVLEARYAAVGWGVDPANLDTLRQLQACLKHITNVPHTMTRLQRGQLSVRDWKVLYKSLFNSILVGEQCQAQDQDIPIFKQTGESVTEGLYRATFLIQRIMDMEQSEREARFVVKPGVDTDLDHKKRRFSGLGEVMRRVAEVELAHLPQEVESCCIIYLPHVGYLLAFPPSPDLDRTLSAQDYSLPGLEFMFKTADMVLYKSQTCLELDRELGDMQVEIANHETRIMMRLVETLLQQAHNFLALLHHILMLDCLLAFSVVSREGGWVRPELTQEPVLEIEEARHPLYELCTPTFVANPVRSGRPHQCITLVTGPNASGKTVYLKQVGVVAVLAQVGCWVPARRARLRPLDAIIAVTQTTPPVTSALSTFMLDLTRMCAALARATQYSLVIIDEFGAATYENDGAALLTACLDYWSERATRERTPARPRSGKRGRGKEDSTGKDRDDSGTNWTGAAREEGGGAAVSAPPHVFVSTHLLQVYNHLLNPDAVRCLALEAVEEGGTVVPLYQVTEGRAHTSYAAAVAALSGVPDHLIHRANQVFECIRGGRLPPRWTLLEDENERMRCEAIVSLLLSHDLSRDPLHLLLEKIRGYSHTPESPSRSGHLTPNDTNNSAGFRALSNTPRRSSPSRRGKSDGDVGGARSSRVSERMLARDVNPSLSCVETVLLSGASTPVSATQDSPQVSHHASPNVIPQSMPQTTPQIRAQVNQHTETQVNPHITVSRVARVTTPDTRDQTIYYSSAEATIDTGAQDTQLTRVQPLQETRSELIQQAQATPDIRAQATPDIRAQATPDIRAQATPDIRAQATPDIRAQATPDITHQTTPDIGVQTIQRTSGEATTEITDQATSDTRDQISPGSVAQVTQQTRTQATSGNKAQITEQYIVFATPQLLTQFKLSKLSQPVDEVTRHARLSEEEPQHYKESGRSVVIQQGAEMNVGIGESRTLSVSPGHTRASTEPKSSFNTPSSGCPQGSSHKYTPQLQAQAITSQTPKIGPNTRDGESNNSNLNPSLSKSESRIGSELGICTPIAELCTLKIEHFTPLIEISTPSTAVEPKKIESETPATVPRDSTTEPSIMKIEPITPTTVNRIPRIPGNPASPSTPQILYTTGGPYTIKTPGTPSNIPRLSDWRRTCSQGETKRYITPESTLASISQGTGDSFLPDFQEQESSNVSSCSQDSLPLTRQYSLKPSNLAQLSQGSAHVFIYDPQQSPSE